A section of the Streptomyces sp. NBC_01363 genome encodes:
- a CDS encoding ABC transporter ATP-binding protein — protein sequence MTDRTPQAAVRVRGLRRVFGDRAVLDGLRLDIARGEFVALLGASGSGKTTLLRILGALDGADEGEVLVPEARTVVFQEPRLVPSKKVLANVTVALPRGRFGHGLRALAEVGLERHADAWPATLSGGEAQRVALARALVREPELLLLDEPFAALDALTRLRMQDLVGELCRKHRPAVLLVTHDVDEAVRLADRVAVLRDGRLITDEPVTVDRPRDPGEPAFGALRRRLLDDLGVETPPHPAKSPERTEVGVI from the coding sequence ATGACCGACCGGACCCCCCAGGCAGCGGTACGGGTACGCGGACTGCGCCGCGTGTTCGGCGACCGCGCCGTCCTCGACGGACTCCGACTCGACATCGCGCGGGGCGAATTCGTCGCCCTGCTCGGTGCGAGCGGAAGCGGCAAGACGACCCTGCTGCGCATCCTGGGCGCACTCGACGGAGCCGACGAGGGAGAGGTCCTCGTCCCCGAGGCCCGCACCGTCGTCTTCCAGGAACCCCGCCTCGTACCGTCGAAGAAGGTCCTCGCCAATGTGACGGTGGCCCTGCCGCGCGGCCGCTTCGGGCACGGGCTGCGGGCCCTGGCCGAAGTCGGCCTCGAACGGCACGCCGATGCCTGGCCCGCCACCCTCTCCGGCGGCGAGGCCCAGCGCGTCGCACTCGCCCGCGCCCTGGTCCGCGAACCCGAACTGCTGCTGCTCGACGAGCCGTTCGCCGCACTCGACGCCCTGACCCGGCTCAGGATGCAGGACCTGGTGGGAGAGCTGTGCCGCAAGCACCGGCCCGCCGTCCTCCTCGTCACCCACGACGTGGACGAAGCCGTACGGCTCGCCGACCGGGTCGCCGTCCTGCGCGACGGCCGGCTGATCACCGACGAACCGGTCACCGTCGACCGGCCGCGCGACCCCGGCGAACCCGCCTTCGGAGCCCTACGCCGCAGGCTCCTCGACGACCTCGGGGTCGAGACGCCCCCACACCCCGCAAAGTCCCCCGAACGTACCGAAGTCGGAGTGATCTGA
- a CDS encoding NrtA/SsuA/CpmA family ABC transporter substrate-binding protein, which yields MNLPRPLRTAVAPALLTATALLALTACGSSEAAGGESGAKGTVDIRIPDPGNSGVLALGKKDGSLDRALAEAGAKVRWTGSAGPFAPAAQAMNADQLDIATGSITSGITSLAQRPGFKFFTAVDPDAAGEGILVRNGSGIASVKDLVGRKVAVNQGGTGEYLLLKALAKAGIPADKVDRVYLRPDQTAAVFNAGKVDAWAVWATYAVAEIGSGKAHFVADGAAIGSGNYSLNAVRTGFAEQHPGVVKALYQYLHDASTKEKQDPAAYLNVFTDVGPTAVTGRAKEVQTEFTRKGGTVDPIGPEDIKRFEDVAGFYAEQKVTTDKVDIAAHLLDIEKLK from the coding sequence ATGAATCTGCCCCGACCACTGCGCACGGCCGTCGCCCCCGCGCTCCTCACGGCCACCGCACTCCTCGCCCTCACCGCCTGCGGCTCCTCCGAGGCCGCCGGCGGTGAGTCCGGCGCCAAGGGCACGGTGGACATCCGCATCCCCGATCCCGGCAACTCCGGTGTGCTCGCCCTCGGCAAGAAGGACGGCAGCCTCGACAGGGCGCTCGCCGAGGCTGGCGCCAAGGTGCGCTGGACCGGCAGCGCGGGGCCCTTCGCCCCGGCCGCCCAGGCGATGAACGCCGACCAGCTCGACATCGCGACCGGCTCCATCACCTCCGGCATCACCTCGCTCGCCCAGCGCCCCGGCTTCAAGTTCTTCACCGCGGTCGACCCGGACGCGGCCGGCGAGGGCATCCTCGTCAGGAACGGTTCCGGCATCGCATCGGTCAAGGACCTGGTCGGCAGGAAGGTCGCCGTCAACCAGGGCGGCACCGGCGAGTACCTGCTGCTGAAGGCTCTCGCCAAGGCCGGCATCCCGGCCGACAAGGTCGATCGGGTCTATCTGCGACCCGACCAGACGGCCGCCGTCTTCAACGCGGGCAAGGTGGACGCCTGGGCCGTCTGGGCGACCTACGCCGTGGCCGAGATCGGCAGCGGCAAGGCGCACTTCGTCGCCGACGGCGCCGCGATCGGCTCCGGCAACTACAGCCTCAACGCCGTGCGCACCGGCTTCGCCGAGCAGCACCCCGGGGTCGTCAAGGCGCTCTACCAGTACCTCCACGACGCCAGTACCAAGGAGAAGCAGGACCCGGCCGCGTACCTCAACGTCTTCACGGACGTCGGACCGACCGCCGTCACCGGCAGGGCGAAGGAGGTCCAGACCGAATTCACCCGCAAGGGCGGCACGGTGGACCCCATCGGACCCGAGGACATCAAGCGCTTCGAGGACGTCGCCGGCTTCTACGCCGAGCAGAAGGTCACCACGGACAAGGTCGACATCGCCGCCCACCTCCTCGACATCGAGAAGCTGAAATGA
- a CDS encoding ABC transporter substrate-binding protein, with protein sequence MTHAVLPRTLWFTRCPVPTATGIAADRRWLTEEFAPDGITVRSLQDAAPDADRAAHFTHALPGLFREGGNVPALWARSRGERTRLIGLTWIEERQAVLVGPSSGIRGVEALRGLRLAVPVHDIAIDFWRAMALRGFEGALAAAGLAPDDATFVDVPAAGHPGQWAAELAALRRGDVDAVYVKGALAVEAARREGAEVAVELDELADRRFRINNGTPRPITVHQQLLDDHPALVDRFLAVLLRAADWATGQPAEVARILGAETGAGADGVAGAYRPGTHLTLHPGLSPDRLALLAEQEAGLRAHGFLPEPVDITAWADPEPLRRATALAASRATRRVPAP encoded by the coding sequence ATGACGCATGCCGTCCTGCCCCGGACGCTCTGGTTCACCCGCTGTCCCGTCCCCACCGCGACCGGCATCGCCGCCGACCGCCGGTGGCTCACCGAAGAGTTCGCCCCCGACGGCATCACGGTGCGGTCCCTCCAGGACGCCGCGCCCGACGCCGACCGGGCCGCCCACTTCACCCACGCCCTGCCGGGCCTGTTCCGCGAAGGCGGCAACGTGCCCGCCCTGTGGGCCCGTTCACGCGGGGAGCGGACCCGGCTGATCGGTCTCACCTGGATCGAGGAACGGCAGGCCGTACTCGTCGGTCCCAGCTCCGGAATCCGGGGCGTCGAGGCCCTGCGCGGGCTGCGGCTCGCCGTTCCCGTGCACGACATCGCCATCGACTTCTGGCGGGCCATGGCCCTGCGCGGCTTCGAGGGCGCGCTCGCCGCCGCCGGACTCGCACCGGACGACGCCACGTTCGTCGACGTGCCGGCCGCCGGACACCCGGGCCAGTGGGCCGCCGAACTGGCGGCGCTGCGGCGCGGTGACGTCGACGCCGTGTACGTGAAGGGCGCGCTGGCCGTCGAGGCCGCCCGGCGGGAGGGCGCCGAGGTCGCCGTAGAACTCGACGAACTGGCCGACCGTCGATTCCGGATCAACAACGGGACCCCGCGCCCCATCACCGTCCACCAGCAGCTCCTCGACGACCACCCCGCCCTCGTCGACCGCTTCCTCGCCGTCCTGCTCAGGGCCGCCGACTGGGCCACCGGACAGCCCGCCGAGGTCGCCCGGATCCTCGGAGCCGAGACCGGCGCGGGCGCCGACGGAGTCGCCGGGGCCTACCGGCCGGGCACCCATCTCACCCTCCACCCCGGTCTCTCCCCGGACCGCCTGGCCCTGCTCGCCGAGCAGGAGGCCGGGCTGCGCGCCCACGGCTTCCTGCCCGAACCCGTCGACATCACGGCCTGGGCCGACCCCGAGCCGCTGCGCCGCGCCACCGCACTGGCCGCCTCCCGCGCCACCCGCCGCGTTCCCGCCCCCTGA
- a CDS encoding DEAD/DEAH box helicase, translating into MTQAGPTEDGAPTGRAARELLTRAGLLLETARAVLADHARAVDAVHTALRPLLDSLVSRELAAIPASRLKDVTEGRLRLGAVEQAGFTTVGQVHEANRYELRQIPGVGAQTADQALAAAGQIAHAVRDTVAVRIDVDAPDDATTALVVALHRLVDAGPDVRRAVDAAGRLVGRLEPLLAAAGPARGRLRMLFTGRQARSLALEAVTEVRTAVAEAEGRELPLLFGQVSVDLLRAPESDLAAWVDFELRSAEYYSLLAEMSGTGPDRDAAEGFLPSGMADRVRGLRLDDAHLRVSLRGYQSFGARFALAQKRVILGDEMGLGKTVQAIAALAHLSARGETHFLVVCPASVLINWAREVRARSTLRTLPVHGPERQSAFDEWCRGGGVALTTFDALHTLPAAADCGMRPGMLVVDEAHYVKNPTTRRSRAVSGWTQQTERVLFLTGTPMENRVEEFRSLVRHLQPELAPSIHTTHGAAGSLAFRRAVAPAYLRRNQVDVLTELPALVQVDEWEEFSPGDLDAYREAVGAGQFMRMRRAAYARPATSAKLNRLRELVAEASDNGLKVVVFSYFRDVLHTVGQALESPVFGPLSGSLPADRRQRLIDDFAAVDGHAVLLSQIQAGGVGLNMQSASVVIICEPQIKPTMEHQAVARAHRMGQIRTVQVHRLLAADSVDERMLDILARKERLFDLYARRSDVAETTPDAVDVSDGALARRIVEEEQLRLATGTATTDGADGTEEAGEADGMDGAAREVAPES; encoded by the coding sequence ATGACACAGGCCGGACCGACGGAGGACGGGGCGCCCACGGGAAGGGCCGCCCGGGAGCTGCTGACGCGGGCCGGGCTGCTGCTGGAAACCGCGCGCGCCGTGCTGGCCGATCACGCCCGCGCCGTCGATGCCGTGCACACCGCGCTGAGGCCGCTGCTCGACTCGCTCGTGAGCCGGGAGCTCGCCGCCATCCCGGCCTCCCGGCTCAAGGACGTCACCGAGGGCAGGCTGCGGCTCGGCGCGGTCGAGCAGGCCGGTTTCACCACCGTCGGCCAGGTCCACGAGGCCAACCGGTACGAGCTGCGGCAGATCCCCGGGGTCGGCGCGCAGACCGCCGACCAGGCGCTGGCCGCGGCCGGGCAGATCGCCCACGCGGTGCGGGACACGGTCGCGGTCCGGATAGACGTGGATGCCCCGGACGACGCCACGACCGCGTTGGTCGTCGCACTGCACCGGCTGGTCGACGCCGGCCCCGACGTCCGGCGGGCCGTGGACGCGGCGGGCCGGCTCGTCGGGCGCCTCGAACCGCTGCTGGCCGCCGCGGGACCGGCGCGGGGACGGCTGCGCATGCTGTTCACCGGGCGGCAGGCCCGCTCCCTGGCGCTGGAGGCCGTCACCGAGGTGCGGACCGCCGTCGCCGAGGCGGAGGGACGCGAGCTGCCCCTGCTGTTCGGGCAGGTCTCGGTCGATCTGCTGCGGGCCCCGGAGTCGGACCTCGCGGCGTGGGTGGACTTCGAGCTGCGGTCCGCCGAGTACTACAGTCTGCTCGCCGAGATGTCCGGAACCGGCCCCGACCGGGACGCGGCCGAGGGGTTCCTGCCGTCCGGGATGGCGGACCGGGTGCGCGGTCTGCGGCTGGACGACGCCCATCTCCGTGTCTCGCTGCGCGGCTACCAGTCGTTCGGCGCGCGGTTCGCGCTCGCGCAGAAGCGGGTGATCCTCGGTGACGAGATGGGGCTCGGCAAGACCGTCCAGGCCATCGCCGCACTCGCACATCTCTCGGCGCGGGGCGAGACGCACTTCCTGGTGGTCTGCCCGGCGAGCGTGCTGATCAACTGGGCGCGCGAGGTCCGCGCCCGCTCCACGCTGCGCACCCTGCCGGTGCACGGCCCCGAGCGGCAGTCCGCCTTCGACGAATGGTGTCGCGGCGGCGGGGTCGCCCTCACCACGTTCGACGCCCTGCACACGCTGCCGGCCGCCGCGGACTGCGGCATGCGGCCCGGCATGCTGGTGGTCGACGAGGCCCACTACGTCAAGAACCCGACCACCCGCCGGTCCCGGGCGGTGTCCGGCTGGACGCAGCAGACCGAACGGGTGCTGTTCCTGACCGGTACGCCCATGGAGAACCGCGTCGAGGAGTTCCGCAGCCTGGTGCGTCACCTCCAGCCGGAGCTGGCCCCCTCGATACACACCACCCATGGAGCCGCCGGGTCGCTCGCCTTCCGCAGGGCGGTCGCCCCGGCCTATCTGCGGCGCAACCAGGTGGATGTGCTGACCGAACTACCGGCGCTGGTACAGGTCGACGAGTGGGAGGAATTCAGCCCGGGTGATCTCGACGCCTACCGCGAGGCGGTGGGCGCCGGGCAGTTCATGCGGATGCGCCGGGCGGCGTATGCCCGGCCCGCCACGTCCGCGAAGCTGAACCGGCTGCGTGAGCTGGTGGCCGAGGCCTCGGACAACGGCTTGAAGGTCGTGGTGTTCTCCTACTTCCGCGACGTGCTCCACACGGTCGGACAGGCCCTGGAATCACCCGTGTTCGGCCCGCTCTCGGGGAGCCTGCCCGCCGACCGCCGCCAGCGGCTGATCGACGACTTCGCTGCCGTGGACGGCCATGCCGTTCTGCTCAGCCAGATCCAGGCGGGCGGCGTCGGGCTGAACATGCAGTCGGCGTCGGTCGTCATCATCTGCGAACCACAGATCAAGCCGACGATGGAGCACCAGGCGGTGGCCCGCGCCCACCGGATGGGTCAGATACGGACCGTCCAGGTGCACCGGCTCCTCGCGGCCGACAGCGTCGACGAACGGATGCTGGACATCCTGGCCCGCAAGGAGCGGCTGTTCGACCTCTACGCCCGGCGCAGCGACGTCGCCGAGACGACGCCGGACGCCGTGGATGTGTCGGACGGGGCTCTGGCCCGGCGCATCGTCGAGGAGGAACAGCTGCGCCTCGCGACCGGAACGGCCACGACGGACGGAGCAGACGGGACGGAAGAGGCGGGCGAGGCGGACGGGATGGACGGGGCGGCCCGGGAGGTGGCGCCGGAGAGCTGA
- a CDS encoding IclR family transcriptional regulator has translation MTEAAAARAPGGAQAVRRALDVLHCFHDNGPDVSASDLARRLGLSVSTAHRLARTLLGAGFLEQDARTSRYRLGPAVTELGRLSYHQRGLHLAAPELTDLAERTGATADLALRSGPHAVIVAGGSVAPKVGLRRPLHSTALGKVLLAWARPGEGGPSSLPPLPAFTDRTIVEPVALEAELTKVRSDAYALNDGESAHGVRTLAVPVLDGAGHARFALAVRATPTVITDARTDWFLAQARSCARALEVLLLSPAERRPPAP, from the coding sequence ATGACCGAGGCCGCGGCAGCGCGTGCTCCCGGCGGCGCGCAGGCGGTACGGCGCGCCCTGGACGTCCTGCACTGTTTCCACGACAACGGCCCCGATGTCAGCGCCTCCGACCTCGCCCGCCGCCTCGGGCTCTCCGTCTCCACGGCGCACCGCCTGGCCCGCACCCTGCTCGGCGCGGGCTTCCTGGAACAGGACGCCCGTACGTCCCGCTACCGGCTGGGCCCGGCCGTGACCGAGCTGGGCAGGCTCTCGTACCACCAGCGCGGTCTGCATCTGGCCGCCCCCGAGCTGACCGATCTCGCCGAGCGCACCGGCGCCACCGCCGACCTGGCGCTGCGCAGCGGCCCCCATGCGGTGATCGTCGCGGGCGGTTCGGTCGCGCCGAAGGTGGGGCTGCGCAGACCGCTGCACTCCACCGCGCTCGGCAAGGTCCTGTTGGCCTGGGCCCGGCCGGGCGAGGGCGGGCCCTCCTCGCTGCCTCCGCTGCCCGCGTTCACCGACCGTACGATCGTCGAACCGGTGGCCCTGGAGGCCGAGTTGACGAAGGTGCGGTCCGACGCCTACGCGCTCAACGACGGCGAGTCGGCCCACGGGGTGCGGACCCTGGCGGTCCCGGTCCTGGACGGCGCCGGTCATGCCCGCTTCGCCCTGGCGGTCCGGGCCACACCGACCGTGATCACGGACGCGCGCACCGACTGGTTCCTGGCACAGGCCCGCTCCTGCGCACGGGCCCTGGAGGTCCTGTTGCTCTCCCCGGCTGAGCGCCGGCCGCCCGCGCCCTGA
- a CDS encoding multicopper oxidase domain-containing protein, which produces MDRRSFNRRMLVGGGVAAATGLTSLSLGSIDASSAEPALDTAPAGGAVRHLKLYAEKLADGQMGYGLEKGKASVPGPLIEINEGDTLHIEFENTADVPVSLHAHGVDYDIASDGTRMNKSIVEPGGTRTYTWRTHVAGRRKDGTWQPGSAGYWHYHDHVVGTDHGTGGIRKGLYGPLIVRRKGDILPDKTITIVFNDMTINNKAAHESPNFEATVGDRLEVVMITHGEYYHTFHIHGHRWADNRTGLLTGPDDPSRVIDTKIVGPADSFGFQVIAGEHVGAGAWMYHCHVQSHSDMGMAGLLLVAKPDGTVPGYDPHDMMAHGKTAPDKTAPDKTAPGKTAPGKGTAAHDPAAHGS; this is translated from the coding sequence ATGGACAGAAGGAGCTTCAACCGGCGGATGCTGGTCGGCGGCGGGGTGGCGGCCGCGACCGGCCTGACATCGTTGTCCCTCGGTTCGATCGACGCCAGCTCGGCGGAGCCCGCGCTGGACACCGCCCCGGCGGGCGGTGCGGTCCGCCATCTCAAGCTGTACGCCGAGAAGCTGGCGGACGGTCAGATGGGGTACGGGCTGGAGAAGGGGAAGGCGTCGGTGCCGGGGCCGCTCATCGAGATCAACGAGGGCGACACCCTGCACATCGAGTTCGAGAACACGGCGGACGTGCCGGTCAGTCTCCACGCGCACGGCGTCGACTACGACATCGCGAGCGACGGCACCCGGATGAACAAGAGCATCGTCGAGCCGGGCGGGACCCGAACCTACACCTGGCGCACCCATGTCGCCGGCCGCCGCAAGGACGGCACCTGGCAGCCGGGCAGCGCGGGCTACTGGCACTACCACGACCATGTCGTCGGTACGGATCACGGCACGGGCGGCATCCGCAAGGGCCTCTACGGTCCGCTGATCGTCCGGCGCAAGGGCGACATCCTGCCGGACAAGACGATCACGATCGTCTTCAACGACATGACGATCAACAACAAGGCGGCCCACGAGAGCCCGAACTTCGAGGCCACGGTGGGGGACCGGCTCGAAGTGGTCATGATCACGCACGGCGAGTACTACCACACGTTCCATATCCACGGACATCGCTGGGCGGACAACCGGACCGGCCTGCTCACCGGCCCCGACGACCCGAGCCGGGTCATCGACACGAAGATCGTCGGCCCGGCGGACTCCTTCGGTTTCCAGGTCATCGCGGGCGAACACGTGGGCGCGGGCGCCTGGATGTACCACTGCCATGTGCAGAGTCACTCGGACATGGGCATGGCCGGACTGCTGCTGGTCGCCAAGCCGGACGGCACCGTGCCGGGGTACGACCCGCACGACATGATGGCCCACGGCAAGACGGCACCGGACAAGACGGCACCGGACAAGACGGCACCGGGCAAGACGGCACCCGGGAAGGGCACGGCCGCGCACGACCCGGCGGCACACGGATCCTGA
- a CDS encoding putative leader peptide, translating into MAGRRIVTPAHAAPVLLALTLRRHIDLARVSSAACR; encoded by the coding sequence ATGGCCGGTCGCCGAATCGTGACCCCCGCCCACGCCGCTCCGGTCCTGCTCGCCCTGACGCTGCGCCGTCACATCGACCTGGCGCGGGTCTCCAGCGCCGCCTGTCGCTGA
- a CDS encoding LLM class flavin-dependent oxidoreductase produces the protein MATEVLWYIIPREGAYPWEPEGRRPVDLGYLAQLAGTVERLGYSGALLATDLYDVWPLGSALAASTSTRFKPLLAVHPGLIPPTLLAKMALSFDHLFGGRLRFNVVNGSTKSLQEYGLHVEHDERYELSAEYWSIVKRLTAGEVFDHKGRFYDLKNAGASFRELKPVQESHIPLWFGGSSDPGIEMAAEHVDVFLTWGEPPHLLKEKLDRVRARAAAYGRTLRIGLRLHLIVRDTEDEAWAAADRLLDVTSDATYARQLGDRAGEDGVGWQRQFRQHGGKVPARARELEAHPNMWPGMSLFRPGPGTAVVGSTAQVVERLGEFQDLGVDTFILSGNPLLEEAYRVAETVLPALGITR, from the coding sequence ATGGCGACGGAAGTCCTCTGGTACATCATCCCGCGCGAAGGCGCCTACCCCTGGGAGCCCGAAGGGCGGCGCCCGGTCGACCTCGGCTACCTCGCCCAGCTCGCGGGCACGGTCGAACGCCTCGGCTACAGCGGTGCGTTGCTCGCCACCGACCTGTACGACGTCTGGCCGCTCGGCAGCGCGCTGGCGGCCTCCACCAGCACCCGGTTCAAGCCCCTGCTGGCCGTCCACCCCGGTCTGATCCCGCCCACCCTGCTCGCCAAGATGGCCCTCAGCTTCGACCACCTCTTCGGCGGCCGGCTCCGCTTCAACGTCGTCAACGGCTCGACGAAGTCGCTCCAGGAGTACGGACTCCACGTGGAGCACGACGAACGGTACGAGCTGAGCGCCGAGTACTGGTCGATCGTGAAGCGGCTCACCGCCGGTGAGGTCTTCGACCACAAGGGCCGCTTCTACGACCTGAAGAACGCGGGCGCGTCCTTCAGGGAACTGAAACCGGTCCAGGAATCGCACATCCCGCTCTGGTTCGGCGGCTCGTCGGACCCCGGGATCGAGATGGCGGCCGAGCACGTCGACGTCTTCCTGACCTGGGGTGAGCCCCCGCACCTGCTCAAGGAGAAGCTGGACCGGGTCAGGGCGCGGGCCGCCGCGTACGGCCGTACGCTCAGGATCGGGCTCCGTCTCCACCTCATCGTCCGCGACACGGAGGACGAGGCCTGGGCGGCGGCCGACCGGCTCCTCGACGTGACGAGCGACGCGACGTACGCCCGGCAGCTCGGCGACCGGGCGGGGGAGGACGGCGTGGGCTGGCAGCGCCAGTTCCGCCAGCACGGCGGCAAGGTCCCCGCGCGCGCCCGGGAGCTGGAGGCGCACCCCAACATGTGGCCGGGCATGAGCCTGTTCCGGCCGGGGCCCGGCACGGCGGTCGTCGGCTCGACCGCCCAGGTCGTCGAGCGCCTCGGGGAGTTCCAGGACCTGGGCGTCGACACCTTCATCCTCTCCGGCAACCCGCTGCTGGAGGAGGCCTACCGGGTGGCGGAGACGGTGCTTCCGGCGCTGGGGATCACCCGCTGA
- a CDS encoding ABC transporter substrate-binding protein, with protein MTITIGVHSSNPSLYHLYHLSRLGLAQEEPAPLGESVVFHPYTNGVRTGELLSRGVIDFGGTGSTPPVTAQAAGHDIVYTAVSAPRPDHGALLVPEDSPVRTVADLKGTTVHLAIGSWQTHLIAKALDDVGLSYADDISAVRSDDTSEGLLRTGAIAAWVAQGAQLAAARRTGGLRTLVRTGDIITDRSVFFARRDLAESRPEVIEALTRALRRADDWAAANPRRAAEIAAADLGGSADDWETALRTLPWRIEPVTDDFIAEQQEAADIFHRTGFIDRPVTVAHALAGAGTDKAA; from the coding sequence ATGACCATCACCATCGGTGTGCACAGCAGCAACCCGTCCCTCTACCACCTGTACCACCTCTCCCGGCTCGGCCTCGCCCAGGAGGAGCCGGCCCCGCTCGGCGAGAGCGTCGTCTTCCACCCGTACACCAACGGCGTCCGCACCGGCGAACTCCTCAGCCGGGGCGTCATCGACTTCGGCGGCACCGGCTCCACCCCGCCGGTCACCGCCCAGGCCGCCGGCCACGACATCGTCTACACCGCCGTCTCGGCCCCGCGCCCCGACCACGGCGCGCTCCTCGTCCCCGAGGACAGCCCCGTGCGCACGGTCGCCGACCTCAAGGGGACCACCGTCCACCTCGCGATCGGCTCCTGGCAGACCCACCTGATCGCCAAGGCGCTCGACGACGTTGGGCTCTCCTACGCCGACGACATCTCCGCCGTCCGCAGCGACGACACCAGCGAGGGACTGCTGCGCACCGGCGCCATCGCCGCCTGGGTGGCCCAGGGCGCCCAGCTCGCCGCGGCCCGCCGCACCGGCGGTCTGCGCACCCTGGTCCGCACCGGCGACATCATCACCGACCGCTCCGTCTTCTTCGCCCGCCGCGACCTCGCCGAGAGCCGCCCCGAGGTGATCGAGGCGCTCACCCGCGCCCTGAGGCGCGCCGACGACTGGGCGGCGGCCAACCCCCGCCGGGCGGCCGAGATCGCCGCCGCCGACCTCGGCGGATCCGCCGACGACTGGGAGACCGCGCTGCGCACCCTGCCCTGGAGGATCGAGCCCGTCACCGACGACTTCATCGCCGAACAGCAGGAGGCGGCCGACATCTTCCACCGCACCGGCTTCATCGACCGCCCGGTCACCGTCGCTCACGCCCTGGCCGGTGCCGGCACGGACAAGGCGGCGTGA
- a CDS encoding ABC transporter permease — protein sequence MSDTGLHPGLVRPRPQRRRARSRTCSATVRTLGPLALLVLWWAASATGLLTPDVLASPAEVLRAVGELWGNGQLPDALTTSLTRSGLGLLIGLVAGLALGITTGFTRLGDELLDSSIQTLRTIPFLSLVPLFMVWFGINETAKILLIAVATTFPMYVSTSSGVRNTDPKLIEAMRSFGLGRFALVREVVLPGALPSLLAGLRLSMTLSVIALIAAEEINATAGIGYLMSQAQSYARTDILAVCILVYGLLGLTADIVVRLLERLLMPWRSPQGATR from the coding sequence ATGAGCGACACCGGCCTGCACCCGGGCCTCGTCCGGCCCCGCCCCCAGCGGCGCAGGGCCCGCAGCCGGACCTGCTCCGCGACTGTCCGGACCCTCGGCCCCCTCGCCCTCCTCGTCCTGTGGTGGGCGGCCTCCGCCACCGGGCTCCTCACCCCCGACGTCCTCGCCTCGCCCGCCGAAGTGCTGCGTGCGGTAGGTGAGTTGTGGGGCAACGGGCAGCTGCCCGACGCGCTCACCACCTCCCTGACCCGCTCCGGCCTCGGCCTCCTCATCGGGCTCGTCGCCGGGCTGGCCCTCGGCATCACCACCGGATTCACCCGACTCGGCGACGAACTCCTCGACTCCTCCATCCAGACCCTGCGCACCATCCCGTTCCTCTCCCTGGTACCCCTGTTCATGGTCTGGTTCGGGATCAACGAGACCGCGAAGATCCTCCTCATCGCCGTCGCCACCACCTTCCCGATGTACGTGTCGACATCGAGCGGGGTGCGCAACACCGACCCCAAACTCATCGAGGCCATGCGCAGCTTCGGCCTGGGACGGTTCGCCCTCGTGCGCGAGGTCGTCCTGCCCGGCGCCCTGCCGTCGCTGCTCGCCGGGCTGCGGCTCTCCATGACCCTCAGCGTCATCGCCCTGATCGCCGCCGAGGAGATCAACGCCACGGCCGGCATCGGCTATCTGATGTCCCAGGCGCAGAGCTACGCCCGCACCGACATCCTCGCCGTCTGCATCCTCGTCTACGGACTGCTCGGACTCACCGCCGACATCGTCGTACGGCTGCTGGAACGCCTGCTGATGCCCTGGCGCAGCCCACAGGGAGCCACCCGATGA
- a CDS encoding VOC family protein: protein MLTTRHVDGAPNWTDLGTPDLDRAVEFYTGLFGWEYVAGGPESGGYGMFTLDGKTVAGAMTVTEEQAEPSWSVYFRSADADATARAVEQAGGTVPFAPMDVLDLGRMAGFKDRAGAFFGVWQPKENPGLGAVGVPRSLCWAELYTPDVPAAAAFYDAVFGWETAHAPFPGGGGSYTVIRTRGGGAEADFGGFVPLNAVATRAVAGPHWLPYFEVDDCDAAVADVERLGGKLTLEPMEMEGVGKFADVADPDGAEFALIKSAQVPQS from the coding sequence ATGCTCACCACGCGTCATGTCGACGGAGCACCCAACTGGACCGATCTGGGCACACCCGATCTCGACCGGGCCGTCGAGTTCTACACCGGCCTCTTCGGCTGGGAGTACGTGGCCGGGGGCCCGGAGTCCGGCGGCTACGGCATGTTCACGCTGGACGGGAAGACGGTCGCGGGCGCGATGACGGTCACCGAGGAGCAGGCGGAGCCGTCCTGGTCGGTCTATTTCCGCTCGGCGGACGCCGACGCCACGGCGCGGGCGGTCGAGCAGGCCGGCGGTACCGTGCCGTTCGCGCCGATGGATGTCCTGGATCTCGGCAGGATGGCCGGATTCAAGGACCGCGCGGGGGCCTTCTTCGGCGTCTGGCAGCCGAAGGAGAACCCGGGCCTGGGCGCCGTGGGCGTCCCGCGCAGTCTGTGCTGGGCCGAGCTGTACACCCCGGACGTCCCCGCGGCCGCCGCGTTCTACGACGCGGTCTTCGGCTGGGAGACCGCCCATGCACCGTTCCCCGGCGGCGGCGGGTCGTACACGGTGATCCGGACCAGGGGCGGCGGTGCGGAGGCGGACTTCGGCGGCTTCGTACCGCTCAACGCGGTGGCGACCCGAGCGGTGGCCGGACCGCACTGGCTGCCGTACTTCGAGGTCGACGACTGCGACGCGGCAGTGGCGGACGTGGAACGGCTGGGCGGCAAACTGACCCTGGAACCGATGGAGATGGAAGGTGTGGGAAAGTTTGCCGATGTCGCCGATCCGGACGGGGCCGAGTTCGCCCTGATCAAGAGTGCGCAGGTGCCGCAGAGCTGA